A genome region from Neptunomonas japonica JAMM 1380 includes the following:
- a CDS encoding GntR family transcriptional regulator, producing MDKKSPIQITLTERDDSVTITQWVYETLRGAVMNGQILPGRALTIRELAALLDVSPMPIREALRQLAAESALEIQGNRRVMVPTMTAMKFTELCEARIAIESHAAARALPYIDAARLTELHSLDRLIDQAQEDGNLEKISILNQNFHRLLYTANPHQVTLPLIESLWLQLGPFMRLATSKLEEHYVIDRHNEAMLAIEKQDAFALQLAITADIREGIAFASTPELLHRFIEKSRTAAH from the coding sequence ATGGACAAGAAGTCTCCCATACAAATTACATTAACTGAGCGCGATGACTCTGTAACTATCACCCAGTGGGTATATGAAACGTTAAGAGGCGCCGTAATGAATGGTCAAATTCTTCCTGGGCGTGCGCTCACGATTAGAGAGTTAGCCGCATTACTTGATGTAAGCCCTATGCCTATAAGAGAAGCACTACGCCAACTGGCCGCTGAGAGTGCATTAGAAATACAAGGCAACCGACGCGTTATGGTCCCCACTATGACGGCTATGAAATTCACTGAGTTATGTGAGGCGCGCATTGCCATAGAGTCACATGCAGCAGCCAGAGCATTACCTTATATAGATGCTGCACGCTTAACTGAGTTACACAGTCTAGACCGCTTAATCGACCAAGCCCAAGAAGATGGCAACCTTGAGAAAATAAGCATTCTTAATCAAAATTTTCACCGCTTACTCTACACAGCCAACCCACACCAAGTAACCTTACCACTCATTGAAAGTTTGTGGTTACAACTAGGGCCTTTCATGCGTTTAGCCACCAGCAAACTTGAAGAGCATTATGTAATAGATAGACATAATGAAGCGATGCTCGCCATAGAAAAGCAGGATGCTTTTGCATTACAACTGGCCATCACAGCTGATATTCGCGAAGGCATCGCCTTCGCTAGTACACCTGAATTACTACATCGTTTTATAGAAAAATCCAGAACCGCAGCGCACTAA
- a CDS encoding glutamine synthetase family protein, translating into MNSKKDNEFDLFITDLNGNLRGKRMPGSALHKVKDEGVKLPRSVLGFDFWGDDVLENGLVFETGDSDGVCMPVHEGSVPVPWAESPRDQVLAMMFNPDGTPFGADPRQVLSGVVKRFKALGLTPVVATELEFYLMDGKSEETQRPRPPILIEGHGRRLSETDCYSIDEMDCLSAFFTEVREVCDIQGVPADTIISELGPGQFEINLNHVPDPMQAGDQAIMFKRLVKGIARKQGYAATFMAKPYAKKSGNGMHVHFSLLDEAGNNVFDNGGEEGTDVLKHAVAGLMHTMADSMLTFAPHMNSYRRFMAGAHAPTYASWGYENRTVAIRIPESPPIARRIEHRVAGADANPYLVLASILAGALYGIENKLLPPAPIEGDANAENNDKLVLPNKWDESTEIFNKSDVLKEYLGEEFIRVYTAAKRQEQKKLHEQISDIEYEAYLGLL; encoded by the coding sequence ATGAATTCCAAAAAAGACAATGAGTTTGACCTATTTATTACAGACCTAAACGGTAATTTACGTGGCAAGCGCATGCCAGGAAGCGCTTTGCATAAAGTAAAGGATGAGGGTGTAAAGTTGCCTCGCTCGGTGCTGGGATTTGATTTTTGGGGTGATGATGTTTTAGAGAACGGTTTAGTTTTCGAAACAGGCGATAGTGATGGTGTTTGTATGCCTGTTCATGAAGGCTCTGTTCCCGTGCCTTGGGCTGAGTCTCCGCGTGATCAGGTTTTGGCTATGATGTTTAATCCAGACGGAACCCCGTTTGGTGCCGACCCTCGTCAGGTGTTGAGTGGTGTTGTTAAGCGCTTTAAAGCGTTGGGGTTAACACCGGTTGTTGCCACAGAACTAGAGTTTTATTTAATGGATGGGAAGTCTGAAGAAACGCAGCGCCCTCGTCCACCTATCCTGATTGAAGGCCATGGTCGTCGTTTATCTGAGACTGATTGCTACTCCATTGATGAAATGGACTGCTTATCTGCATTTTTCACTGAGGTTCGTGAAGTCTGCGATATTCAAGGCGTTCCTGCGGATACGATTATTTCTGAGTTAGGCCCAGGGCAGTTTGAGATCAATCTCAATCATGTACCAGACCCAATGCAGGCCGGTGATCAGGCGATTATGTTTAAGCGTCTTGTGAAAGGGATTGCCAGAAAACAAGGTTATGCAGCGACATTTATGGCGAAGCCGTATGCTAAGAAAAGCGGTAATGGTATGCATGTGCACTTTAGCCTATTAGATGAAGCAGGTAATAATGTTTTTGATAACGGTGGTGAAGAAGGTACTGATGTTCTCAAGCATGCAGTAGCTGGTTTGATGCATACTATGGCAGATAGCATGCTGACTTTTGCTCCACATATGAACTCATATCGCCGCTTTATGGCGGGTGCACATGCACCTACTTATGCGAGCTGGGGCTATGAAAACCGTACCGTTGCCATCCGTATACCTGAAAGCCCTCCTATTGCGCGTCGTATTGAGCACCGTGTAGCTGGGGCTGATGCTAACCCGTATTTAGTATTGGCTTCTATTTTGGCGGGTGCTCTCTACGGTATCGAAAACAAGCTATTGCCGCCTGCTCCCATTGAAGGTGATGCTAACGCTGAAAATAACGATAAGTTGGTGCTACCGAATAAGTGGGATGAATCCACAGAGATCTTTAATAAGAGCGATGTGCTTAAAGAGTATCTGGGAGAAGAGTTTATCCGAGTTTACACGGCTGCAAAGCGCCAAGAACAGAAAAAACTGCATGAACAAATTTCTGATATTGAGTATGAGGCTTACTTAGGATTGTTGTAG
- a CDS encoding polyamine ABC transporter substrate-binding protein translates to MSPKKLGLAAALTFALSNTVVAEEQVLNIYNWSDYINPEAVTQFEKETGIKVNYDVYDSNEVLEAKLMSGSTGYDLVVPTGSFLERHVQAGIYAEVDRSKLTNYANLDTVLAEKISRHDAGNKHNVPYAWGTIGLGFNEAMVKERLGEMPLDTLDLIFKPEVAAKLADCGIGLLDSPAEVMSIALNYLGLDPNSEKKSDLKKATALVKSVRSSYKYFHSGQYISDLANGEVCVALGYNGDILQAQSRAEEAGQGNVIGYAIPKEGTLVWFDLLAIPADAPHPDAAHKFIDFVLKAETAAGISNYVYYAVANTAAEPLLLDEVRNNPGIYPSDKVKANLFTQNAHTAKFDRLLTRAWSGIKTGR, encoded by the coding sequence ATGAGTCCTAAAAAACTTGGTTTAGCCGCCGCACTGACATTCGCACTTTCTAATACTGTGGTTGCCGAAGAGCAGGTGCTTAATATCTATAACTGGTCAGACTACATCAATCCTGAAGCGGTGACCCAGTTTGAGAAAGAAACCGGTATTAAAGTTAACTATGACGTTTATGATTCTAATGAAGTATTAGAAGCTAAGCTGATGTCTGGTAGCACCGGTTATGACCTTGTTGTACCAACAGGCTCATTTTTAGAACGCCATGTGCAAGCGGGTATTTATGCTGAGGTTGATCGTTCAAAACTAACTAACTATGCCAACTTAGATACGGTGCTGGCAGAAAAAATTTCACGCCATGATGCAGGCAATAAGCATAATGTTCCTTATGCATGGGGAACCATTGGTTTGGGCTTTAACGAAGCGATGGTTAAAGAGCGCTTAGGTGAAATGCCACTCGATACATTAGATCTGATTTTTAAACCAGAAGTCGCTGCTAAGTTGGCAGACTGTGGCATCGGTTTATTAGACTCTCCTGCTGAAGTTATGTCTATTGCACTAAACTATTTAGGACTTGACCCTAACTCCGAGAAAAAATCGGATCTTAAGAAAGCAACAGCATTGGTGAAATCTGTACGTTCTAGCTATAAATATTTCCATTCAGGCCAATATATTTCTGATTTGGCAAATGGTGAAGTATGCGTCGCCTTAGGTTATAACGGAGATATTTTACAAGCGCAGAGCCGCGCGGAAGAAGCAGGCCAAGGTAATGTGATTGGCTATGCCATCCCTAAAGAGGGCACCTTGGTGTGGTTTGATTTGTTAGCCATTCCTGCGGATGCCCCGCATCCAGATGCAGCCCACAAGTTTATTGATTTTGTTCTGAAAGCAGAAACGGCGGCAGGTATTTCTAACTACGTTTATTACGCGGTAGCGAATACGGCGGCCGAACCATTATTGCTAGATGAAGTACGTAACAATCCAGGTATTTATCCTTCTGATAAAGTGAAAGCTAACCTTTTCACACAAAATGCTCATACGGCTAAATTTGACCGTTTATTAACGCGCGCTTGGAGTGGTATTAAAACGGGGCGCTAA
- a CDS encoding ABC transporter ATP-binding protein yields the protein MTSSQLNELATSTVANATEVPLWKQDGAEPFLKIENVSKMFGEFTAVDNISLDIYKNELFCLLGGSGSGKSTLLRILAGFESATSGRILIDGVDMAGIQPWKRPVNMMFQSYALFPHLSVADNVAFGLRREGVARSEVKQRVAQMLDMVQLSALGKRKPNQLSGGQRQRVALARSLIKRPKLLLLDEPLGALDKKLREETQFELINIQEELGVTFVVVTHDQEEAMTLATRIGVMSNGVIVQTAEPHVVYEYPNSRFVAEFVGSVNLFEGKVVEDLPDSVRIRSKEAGVELFVNHGISCAPNQTVHMAIRPEKIKISRNRPEQTENCIQGIIEDIAYMGSLSVFKVRLANGKDVRVTQPNFVRDMGARFTWHEQVYLSWDMDSSVVLTS from the coding sequence ATGACGTCGTCTCAACTTAATGAACTAGCTACGTCTACTGTAGCTAACGCTACTGAAGTTCCTTTGTGGAAGCAGGACGGTGCAGAACCTTTTTTAAAAATTGAAAACGTCAGCAAAATGTTTGGTGAATTTACCGCTGTTGATAACATTTCGTTGGATATCTATAAAAACGAACTGTTCTGCCTTTTAGGTGGATCAGGATCAGGTAAAAGTACACTATTACGTATCTTGGCCGGGTTTGAATCGGCAACCAGTGGCCGTATTCTTATTGATGGCGTGGATATGGCGGGTATTCAGCCATGGAAGCGTCCTGTTAATATGATGTTCCAGTCCTACGCATTATTTCCTCATCTAAGTGTTGCTGATAACGTGGCATTTGGCCTTCGCCGAGAAGGCGTAGCACGTAGTGAGGTAAAGCAACGTGTTGCACAAATGTTAGATATGGTGCAATTGAGTGCTCTTGGTAAGCGTAAACCGAATCAGCTTTCCGGTGGCCAGCGCCAGCGTGTTGCATTAGCGCGCTCTCTAATTAAGCGTCCTAAGTTGTTGCTTTTAGATGAGCCTTTAGGCGCTCTTGATAAAAAGCTACGTGAAGAAACTCAGTTTGAGCTTATCAATATTCAAGAAGAGCTGGGTGTTACTTTTGTTGTCGTGACACATGACCAAGAAGAAGCGATGACGCTGGCGACGCGTATTGGCGTAATGAGTAACGGTGTGATTGTACAAACTGCTGAACCGCATGTGGTTTATGAGTACCCGAATAGTCGCTTTGTTGCCGAGTTTGTTGGTTCGGTCAATTTGTTTGAGGGTAAGGTCGTTGAAGACCTGCCTGATAGCGTACGTATCCGCTCTAAAGAAGCGGGTGTTGAGTTATTTGTTAACCACGGTATAAGTTGTGCTCCAAACCAAACCGTGCATATGGCAATACGCCCAGAAAAGATCAAAATTAGCCGTAATAGGCCAGAGCAAACAGAAAACTGTATTCAGGGTATTATCGAAGATATTGCCTATATGGGCAGTCTTTCTGTCTTTAAAGTGCGCTTAGCTAATGGCAAAGATGTTCGTGTCACTCAGCCTAATTTTGTAAGAGATATGGGCGCTCGTTTTACCTGGCATGAGCAGGTTTACTTGTCATGGGATATGGATAGCAGTGTGGTTTTGACCTCATGA
- a CDS encoding ABC transporter permease subunit, with product MSIPSGSAWIDKSATGMARYNLFRGVNWGRLSVIAVPGLWLGIFFFIPFLVVFKISLSESAIAVPPYSAMLEWDLEEAYATFKLNFGNYLYLFEDTFYLDAYISSVKIASISTFFTLIVGFPIAYLIARSKPSMRVVLLSLVILPFWTSFLLRVYAWMGFLKKNGIVNEFLLSTGIIDQPLVMLQTDFAVYIGIVYTYLPFMILPLYTALEKMDLTLLEAAEDLGSRPYQSFFLVTLPLAVPGIIAGCMLVFIPAVGEFVIPALLGGSDTLMIGRVLWDEFFLNRDWPMASAVAIVMLVVLVLPVMLIRNAQGKEEAHS from the coding sequence ATGAGTATCCCGTCAGGATCCGCCTGGATCGATAAGTCAGCAACAGGCATGGCAAGGTATAACTTATTTAGAGGCGTCAACTGGGGGCGTTTGAGTGTTATTGCTGTCCCGGGCCTGTGGTTAGGGATCTTCTTCTTTATTCCTTTTTTGGTGGTTTTCAAAATATCGCTATCCGAATCTGCGATTGCGGTACCACCATACTCGGCGATGCTTGAATGGGATCTAGAAGAGGCTTATGCCACCTTTAAACTAAACTTTGGAAATTACCTGTATCTGTTTGAAGATACTTTCTATCTGGACGCTTATATAAGTTCGGTAAAGATAGCGTCAATATCGACCTTCTTTACATTGATCGTCGGCTTTCCTATTGCATACCTAATCGCTCGCAGTAAGCCTTCTATGCGTGTGGTATTGCTATCCTTGGTTATCTTGCCATTTTGGACGTCTTTCTTGCTGCGCGTTTATGCGTGGATGGGTTTTCTTAAAAAGAATGGCATCGTGAATGAGTTCTTGTTATCCACAGGGATTATCGACCAGCCATTAGTTATGTTGCAGACCGATTTTGCTGTTTATATTGGCATTGTTTATACCTACCTGCCATTCATGATTCTACCCTTGTATACCGCGTTAGAAAAAATGGATCTAACACTGCTGGAAGCCGCTGAAGACCTTGGCTCACGCCCTTATCAGAGCTTCTTTTTGGTGACGCTACCTTTAGCCGTGCCCGGTATTATTGCGGGTTGTATGTTGGTGTTTATACCTGCGGTAGGTGAGTTTGTTATACCTGCACTGTTGGGTGGTTCTGATACCTTAATGATTGGTCGTGTGCTTTGGGATGAGTTCTTCCTTAATCGGGATTGGCCGATGGCATCGGCAGTGGCCATTGTGATGCTGGTCGTGCTGGTATTGCCGGTAATGTTGATCCGTAATGCACAAGGAAAAGAGGAGGCTCATTCATGA
- a CDS encoding ABC transporter permease subunit, whose translation MRRRSLFLTITASMGFVFLYAPIIALIVYSFNKSKLVTVWGGWSLKWYSELFKNQQIIDAALVSLKIALVSASLAVVLGTMAGFVLSRMGRFRGKMILSGWITAPLIMPEVITGLSLLLLFVAMEGMFGWPAGRGTGTVIIAHTTFCMAYVAVIVQSRLASMDETLEEAAMDLGAKPSTLFFLVTLPLIAPALISGWLLSFTLSLDDLVIASFVSGPGNSTLPMVIFSKVRLGVTPEVNALATIMIAIVAVGVLAAMYQMRRQTKLSSGQE comes from the coding sequence ATGAGGCGTCGATCATTATTTTTAACTATTACCGCAAGCATGGGTTTTGTTTTTCTTTATGCGCCGATCATTGCATTGATCGTATATAGCTTTAACAAGTCAAAGCTCGTGACGGTGTGGGGGGGCTGGTCATTAAAGTGGTATAGCGAACTCTTCAAAAACCAACAAATTATTGATGCGGCTCTCGTTAGTTTAAAGATAGCACTTGTCAGTGCTAGTTTGGCGGTAGTGTTGGGTACGATGGCTGGCTTTGTCCTATCTAGAATGGGGCGCTTTCGTGGCAAAATGATTTTGTCTGGTTGGATTACGGCTCCCTTGATTATGCCGGAAGTTATTACTGGGCTTTCGCTACTCTTATTGTTTGTTGCAATGGAAGGGATGTTTGGCTGGCCAGCTGGACGCGGTACTGGAACGGTAATCATTGCCCATACAACGTTCTGTATGGCCTATGTGGCAGTCATTGTGCAATCGCGTTTAGCGTCAATGGATGAAACTTTGGAAGAAGCGGCAATGGACTTGGGCGCTAAGCCTTCTACCTTGTTCTTCTTGGTGACTTTACCGCTGATAGCACCGGCGCTGATTTCTGGCTGGCTGTTATCATTTACGCTGTCGCTTGATGATCTGGTTATCGCGAGTTTTGTTTCAGGACCAGGTAACAGTACTCTACCGATGGTGATCTTCTCCAAAGTGCGTTTAGGTGTAACACCAGAGGTAAATGCGTTAGCTACCATTATGATTGCGATTGTAGCGGTTGGTGTACTTGCGGCAATGTATCAGATGCGCCGACAGACCAAGCTATCAAGTGGGCAGGAGTAG
- a CDS encoding glutamine amidotransferase-related protein has translation MMKLGILATGITPDELLGEFGSYADMFVQLFNKADCPFEYEVFDVRESDFPESASQCDGWVITGSKFNVYQNLPWMQQLKKLILDIHKANKPMVGICFGHQIIAEAFNGKVDKYEGGWGVGLQRYGLTGEFDFLPTDVNSYVINAMHQDQVVVKPANATVFSASDFCQYAGLIYDDRIITFQAHPEFTIEYSDPLIDLRKGEVIPTDVSEQGLATLRQPEAATDSLEIAHWMAKFLNSRAA, from the coding sequence ATGATGAAATTAGGGATTCTGGCAACAGGTATTACTCCCGATGAACTGCTGGGTGAATTCGGCTCTTACGCAGATATGTTTGTACAGTTGTTCAACAAAGCGGATTGCCCATTTGAATACGAAGTCTTTGATGTACGTGAAAGCGACTTTCCTGAGAGTGCCTCGCAGTGTGATGGCTGGGTTATTACGGGCTCAAAGTTTAATGTTTATCAGAACTTGCCATGGATGCAGCAGCTTAAAAAGCTGATTCTTGATATTCATAAAGCAAACAAACCAATGGTCGGTATCTGCTTTGGTCACCAAATTATTGCCGAAGCGTTTAACGGAAAAGTAGATAAGTATGAAGGTGGTTGGGGTGTCGGTTTACAGCGCTACGGACTAACCGGTGAGTTTGATTTCCTACCCACAGATGTAAACTCGTACGTTATCAATGCTATGCATCAGGACCAAGTGGTTGTTAAACCCGCGAATGCGACAGTGTTTTCGGCTTCAGATTTTTGCCAATATGCTGGGCTTATCTATGATGACCGTATCATTACTTTTCAGGCCCATCCTGAATTTACGATCGAATACAGCGATCCATTGATTGATTTGCGCAAAGGTGAGGTTATTCCCACTGACGTGTCAGAACAAGGCTTAGCAACACTACGCCAACCAGAAGCAGCAACCGACTCATTAGAGATAGCGCATTGGATGGCTAAGTTTTTAAATAGTAGAGCCGCCTAG
- a CDS encoding FMN-binding negative transcriptional regulator: MYTPKNMQMSDLSTTHDFIEEFGFGVIISGSLTGTHIPFVLHRNEGEYGVLYSHCAKANPHWKELENAEVLIIFSGPHSYISPSWYAHAPAVPTWNYAAVHAYGTASLLNDKQTLEAVEEVVHQYEPALLEKREIITDEFRDKLLVGIVGIKVELSRIDGKLKLGQLRKSEDQEGVYTALSQSNHPADQALAQYMKKLNLGTGNLQ, from the coding sequence ATGTATACCCCTAAAAACATGCAGATGAGCGATCTGTCGACTACTCACGACTTTATTGAAGAGTTTGGCTTTGGTGTCATTATCTCAGGCTCCCTAACTGGCACACACATCCCCTTTGTTTTACATCGTAACGAAGGTGAGTACGGCGTGCTATATAGTCATTGCGCAAAAGCCAACCCTCATTGGAAAGAGCTTGAAAACGCAGAAGTACTGATCATCTTCTCTGGCCCACATAGCTACATTTCTCCCAGTTGGTATGCCCATGCACCGGCAGTTCCTACGTGGAACTATGCAGCAGTTCATGCATATGGAACCGCTAGCTTATTGAATGACAAACAAACGTTAGAAGCGGTGGAAGAAGTCGTTCATCAATATGAGCCCGCACTGCTTGAGAAAAGAGAGATTATTACTGACGAATTCAGAGATAAGTTATTAGTAGGCATCGTCGGTATTAAAGTAGAGTTATCGCGTATTGACGGTAAGCTTAAGTTAGGTCAGCTTCGTAAAAGTGAAGATCAGGAAGGTGTTTACACAGCATTGAGCCAATCTAACCACCCAGCTGATCAGGCGCTTGCTCAGTATATGAAAAAGCTAAATTTAGGAACCGGAAATCTACAATAG
- a CDS encoding LysE family translocator yields MIPLDTLMLFIVTTFVIVLSPGPAAITVTAEAASNGFKRSTLIIAGIAAANVVFFGLSATGISALIIASSTLFSIIKWIGVLYLLYLGFGAIFSNAGPLSISASNKGRAAIHKTFLRGFILELSNSKALLYFSALLPQFIDISRPIAPQLITLCLITVLLDLFCYSLYAYLGYKSLRMSIKPFIIKWINRTTGCMLVFAGLKMATVEK; encoded by the coding sequence ATGATTCCACTCGATACATTAATGTTATTTATAGTGACTACCTTTGTAATCGTACTTTCTCCAGGGCCTGCGGCCATTACTGTAACTGCTGAGGCTGCCTCCAATGGCTTTAAGAGATCAACCTTAATCATTGCAGGTATCGCTGCGGCCAATGTAGTATTCTTTGGTTTATCGGCCACAGGTATCTCTGCACTCATCATTGCATCGAGCACCTTGTTTAGCATTATTAAATGGATAGGTGTTCTCTACCTACTCTACCTGGGGTTTGGCGCTATTTTCAGCAATGCAGGGCCATTGAGCATATCCGCATCGAATAAAGGACGTGCGGCGATACATAAAACTTTTTTACGCGGTTTTATATTAGAGTTATCCAACTCCAAAGCGCTTCTTTATTTTTCTGCACTATTACCACAGTTTATTGATATCTCACGCCCTATCGCACCACAACTCATAACTCTGTGTTTAATCACCGTGCTACTCGATCTCTTTTGTTACTCGCTCTATGCGTATTTGGGGTACAAATCACTCAGAATGAGTATCAAGCCCTTCATCATTAAATGGATCAACCGTACCACTGGTTGCATGCTTGTGTTTGCTGGGTTGAAAATGGCAACCGTTGAAAAGTAA
- a CDS encoding 2OG-Fe(II) oxygenase, with protein MELVDIAGDALIKTNPELEKRIGVPIKDFKVAMRPGGRQDTLAPGADISMECQFYINYSEKPRTVRGPHIDRPSELFAALLYFRQPEDDSIGSDLEICKAEKSLYSNKTTVSVTDLPAEIDPALVTTINSAPYKANTLVLFLNSPESIHAVSPRTPTLLTRRHINFCCDVPHDLFQIKLPLKLKLKRKISDLPFGWRLAKYIN; from the coding sequence TTGGAGCTGGTTGATATAGCAGGTGACGCTTTAATAAAGACAAACCCTGAGCTGGAAAAGCGCATTGGGGTTCCCATAAAAGATTTCAAAGTTGCCATGCGTCCAGGGGGGAGGCAAGATACACTTGCTCCTGGAGCAGATATATCAATGGAATGCCAATTTTATATAAACTACTCTGAAAAACCTCGCACTGTTCGTGGTCCACATATTGATCGCCCTTCAGAGCTATTTGCAGCACTTCTATATTTTAGACAACCAGAAGATGACTCTATAGGAAGTGATCTCGAAATTTGTAAAGCTGAAAAAAGCCTTTACTCAAATAAAACAACGGTCTCCGTGACTGATTTACCAGCAGAAATCGATCCAGCTCTAGTTACAACAATAAACTCTGCTCCCTATAAAGCCAACACTTTAGTTCTATTCCTTAATTCACCAGAGTCCATACATGCAGTGAGTCCTAGAACGCCGACACTGCTGACACGGCGACATATTAATTTTTGTTGCGATGTACCCCACGACCTTTTTCAAATAAAACTCCCTCTTAAGCTCAAATTAAAAAGAAAAATTAGCGATTTACCTTTTGGGTGGAGATTAGCGAAGTACATCAATTAA
- a CDS encoding glutamine synthetase family protein: MEAVEKFLKDHAITEVESTLPDMTGNARGKFYPTKKFLAEQGGRIPETLLVQTVTGDWAANHYDIVDASDRDMILVPDPETLRIVPWADEPTAQVINDCYDTQGGLHPLSSRTVLRQVLALFEKEGLRPVIAPEVEFYLIQKNIDPDNELKPATGRSGRRETARQSYSIDAVNEFNPIIDTLYSYCEAQGLDVDTLIHESGAAQMEINFLHGDPLKLADQVFIFKRTLRETALKHNIYATFMAKPMQHEPGSSMHIHQSLIDVKTGKNIFCAENGDYSKTFYHYLGGLQKYTPSAISFYAPNVNSYRRFAPDISAPVNMKWGIDNRTTGLRAPKAEPEATRIENRFPGSDSNPYLAIAANLACGYLGLKGQIRPTKPTYDAAAEEGDTVELARSLEEGLRLLEECPELREIMGSRFIDAYIGVKRAEFETFHKVISSWEREFLLLNV; encoded by the coding sequence ATGGAAGCCGTAGAAAAATTTCTCAAAGATCACGCTATCACAGAAGTAGAGTCTACTCTGCCGGATATGACAGGAAATGCGCGTGGAAAATTTTATCCCACTAAAAAGTTCCTCGCTGAACAAGGGGGTCGTATACCTGAAACCTTGCTTGTACAAACAGTGACCGGTGACTGGGCAGCTAACCACTACGATATTGTCGACGCCAGTGACCGAGACATGATTTTAGTACCTGATCCAGAAACCCTTCGCATTGTTCCTTGGGCAGATGAGCCCACCGCTCAAGTCATCAACGACTGCTATGACACTCAAGGCGGGCTGCACCCATTATCTTCACGTACCGTACTTCGCCAAGTACTCGCCTTATTTGAGAAAGAAGGGTTACGCCCGGTTATTGCACCCGAAGTTGAGTTCTACCTTATACAAAAAAATATCGACCCTGATAATGAATTAAAACCAGCTACTGGCCGTTCTGGCCGACGAGAAACAGCACGCCAGTCATACAGCATCGATGCTGTTAATGAGTTTAATCCTATCATTGATACTCTTTATAGCTACTGCGAAGCCCAAGGGTTGGATGTAGATACGCTAATACACGAATCCGGTGCCGCACAAATGGAGATAAACTTCCTTCATGGCGACCCACTAAAGCTGGCTGACCAGGTTTTTATCTTTAAACGCACCTTACGCGAAACCGCTCTCAAACATAATATCTATGCGACTTTTATGGCTAAACCAATGCAGCATGAACCTGGCAGTTCTATGCACATTCACCAGAGCCTAATCGATGTAAAAACAGGGAAAAATATCTTTTGTGCTGAAAATGGCGACTACAGTAAGACTTTTTATCACTACTTAGGTGGGTTACAAAAATACACACCCAGTGCTATCAGCTTTTATGCACCTAACGTCAATTCATACCGCCGCTTTGCACCAGACATATCGGCCCCAGTTAATATGAAATGGGGTATAGATAATCGCACCACAGGATTACGAGCCCCTAAAGCTGAACCTGAAGCCACTCGAATTGAAAATCGTTTTCCAGGCTCAGATAGCAACCCTTATCTGGCGATTGCGGCCAACCTTGCCTGCGGATATTTAGGACTAAAAGGTCAAATCAGACCCACTAAGCCCACTTACGATGCCGCCGCTGAAGAAGGAGATACGGTAGAGCTTGCCCGTTCTCTCGAAGAAGGCCTGCGCCTATTAGAAGAATGTCCAGAGCTTCGTGAAATTATGGGTTCCCGCTTTATCGATGCCTATATCGGCGTAAAACGTGCCGAATTTGAAACCTTCCATAAAGTGATCAGTTCTTGGGAACGAGAATTCTTATTGCTCAATGTTTAA